A part of Desulfobacter sp. genomic DNA contains:
- the thiD gene encoding bifunctional hydroxymethylpyrimidine kinase/phosphomethylpyrimidine kinase, translating into MKEYFRALTIAGSDSGGGAGIQADLKTFSALGVFGMSAITALTAQNTRVVTGIFPAPPEFIGQQIDAVMEDIGTHAVKIGMLHSPEVIETVAAKLEQWNCPNIVVDPVMISKSGDKLLRDDAVSALRERLLPMATLITPNLPEASVLLGRDIQTAGDMAGAARDLAALGAASVLVKGGHLTGSTSHDLLYETGGKTVEFPQDRVNTQNSHGTGCTLSSAIAAGLAKGLDLHTAVKTAKVYITGALAAGAGYETGRGHGPVHHFHNLWR; encoded by the coding sequence ATGAAAGAATACTTCCGCGCCCTGACCATTGCAGGATCCGACTCCGGCGGCGGCGCCGGCATCCAGGCAGACCTGAAAACATTTTCCGCCCTGGGAGTCTTCGGCATGTCCGCCATCACGGCCCTGACGGCCCAGAATACCCGGGTGGTCACCGGCATCTTCCCGGCCCCGCCGGAGTTCATCGGTCAGCAGATTGATGCGGTGATGGAGGACATCGGTACCCATGCCGTAAAAATCGGCATGCTCCACTCACCGGAGGTTATCGAAACCGTCGCCGCAAAGCTGGAACAATGGAATTGCCCCAATATCGTGGTGGACCCTGTGATGATCTCAAAAAGCGGTGACAAACTGCTCAGGGACGATGCCGTTTCCGCCCTGAGGGAACGCCTGCTCCCCATGGCCACCCTTATCACCCCCAACCTGCCCGAAGCATCGGTGCTCCTGGGCCGGGACATCCAAACCGCCGGCGACATGGCCGGCGCCGCCCGGGACCTTGCCGCCCTGGGCGCGGCCAGCGTCCTGGTCAAGGGGGGCCACCTGACCGGCAGCACCAGCCACGACCTGCTCTATGAAACCGGGGGGAAAACGGTTGAATTCCCCCAGGACCGGGTAAACACCCAAAACTCCCACGGCACGGGCTGCACCCTCTCCTCCGCCATTGCCGCCGGCCTGGCCAAGGGACTGGACCTTCACACCGCCGTCAAAACAGCGAAAGTATACATTACCGGTGCCCTCGCCGCCGGCGCCGGTTACGAAACCGGCCGCGGCCACGGCCCGGTCCACCACTTCCACAACCTCTGGCGCTGA
- the thiE gene encoding thiamine phosphate synthase, whose product MEGIYLVTGDCPHHDLNTVVARAVRAGVCCVQLREKTADTRAFLERALALKALLSGTGIPLVINDRIDIALAAGADGVHIGQSDMPYEKARALLGNDSIIGLSVETWEDVEAAQNLDLAYIGVSPVFATPTKTDTKSPWGLSGLARIRTFSRHPLVAIGGLNPGNTGEVVRAGAHSIAVVSAICAAEDPFEAARDLNNEFNTAIEETR is encoded by the coding sequence ATGGAAGGAATCTACCTGGTCACCGGGGACTGCCCCCACCACGACCTGAACACCGTGGTGGCCCGGGCGGTCCGGGCCGGGGTCTGCTGCGTCCAGCTCAGGGAAAAAACAGCGGATACCAGGGCCTTCCTGGAGCGGGCCCTGGCATTGAAAGCCCTGCTTTCGGGCACCGGCATCCCCCTGGTCATCAACGACAGGATTGATATCGCCCTGGCCGCCGGGGCCGACGGGGTCCACATCGGCCAGAGCGACATGCCCTATGAAAAGGCCAGGGCACTTTTGGGGAATGACAGCATCATCGGGCTTTCCGTGGAGACCTGGGAAGATGTGGAGGCCGCCCAGAATCTTGACCTGGCCTATATCGGCGTCAGTCCGGTGTTTGCCACCCCCACCAAAACCGACACCAAATCACCCTGGGGGCTTTCGGGACTTGCCCGGATCAGGACCTTTTCCCGCCACCCCCTGGTGGCCATCGGCGGACTGAACCCGGGGAATACCGGTGAAGTCGTCCGGGCCGGGGCCCATTCCATTGCCGTGGTATCGGCCATCTGTGCGGCCGAAGACCCCTTTGAAGCCGCCCGGGACCTGAACAATGAATTCAATACAGCCATTGAGGAGACAAGATAA
- the thiM gene encoding hydroxyethylthiazole kinase translates to MRINAAEICQDLDAVRQNSPLVHNITNFVVMNNTANALLALGASPVMAHAEEEVADMVSLASALVINIGTLSPKWIDAMFKAARAAKQKGIPIVLDPVGVGATPFRTATARNLVQEAAPEIIRGNGSEIMALSQAGISTKGVDSTSASNQALESARHLNREFNAVVCITGEVDFILNGSATIEVKNGHEMMPRVTGLGCTATAVCGAFADVNKNFEKAAAHAMAVMGIAGEMAAEKADGPGTLQLHFIDALYRICEQDIRDRLR, encoded by the coding sequence ATGCGAATCAATGCCGCAGAAATCTGCCAGGACCTGGATGCCGTCCGGCAGAACAGCCCACTGGTACACAATATCACCAACTTCGTGGTCATGAACAATACGGCCAATGCCCTCCTGGCCCTGGGGGCGTCCCCGGTCATGGCCCATGCCGAAGAAGAGGTGGCAGACATGGTCAGTCTCGCCTCGGCCCTGGTCATCAACATCGGCACCCTGAGCCCCAAGTGGATCGACGCCATGTTCAAGGCGGCCAGGGCCGCAAAGCAAAAAGGGATTCCCATTGTCCTGGATCCGGTGGGCGTCGGCGCCACCCCCTTCAGAACCGCCACGGCACGGAATCTTGTCCAGGAGGCCGCTCCCGAAATCATCCGGGGGAACGGCTCCGAGATCATGGCCCTCAGCCAGGCCGGCATCAGCACCAAGGGGGTGGATTCCACCTCGGCATCCAACCAGGCCCTTGAATCGGCCCGGCACCTGAATAGGGAATTCAACGCCGTTGTCTGCATCACCGGCGAGGTGGATTTTATCCTGAACGGTTCAGCAACCATTGAGGTGAAAAACGGCCATGAAATGATGCCCCGGGTCACCGGGCTGGGCTGTACGGCCACGGCGGTCTGCGGGGCGTTTGCCGACGTGAATAAAAACTTTGAAAAGGCTGCGGCCCATGCCATGGCCGTCATGGGCATTGCCGGGGAAATGGCCGCAGAAAAGGCGGACGGCCCGGGGACCCTGCAGCTCCACTTCATCGACGCCCTTTACCGGATATGCGAACAGGATATCCGGGACCGGTTAAGGTAA